A region of Periophthalmus magnuspinnatus isolate fPerMag1 chromosome 13, fPerMag1.2.pri, whole genome shotgun sequence DNA encodes the following proteins:
- the LOC117380365 gene encoding beta-galactosidase-1-like protein 2 has product MGRADGLKDASCQFTLDGKPFRILGGSIHYFRVPREYWHDRVLKMKACGINTLTTYVPWNLHEPERGTWNFEGQLDLRAYVNLAAEVGLWVILRPGPYICAEWDLGGLPSWLLCDKNMQLRTSYPGFMEAVNQYFDKLMTVIKPLLYKEGGPVIALQIENEYGSYAKDKDYMKLIKQCFLSRGLDELLMTSDNWEGLRCGGTDGVLRAVNLQRLSFGAIQHLADMQPQKPVMVMEYWSGWFDVWGEHHHVFHYEDMLNVVSEILERGISINFYMFHGGTSFGFMNGAMDLGTYKPQVTSYDYDAPLSEAGDCTEKYHALRNLFSQYHSEPLPDVPVSQQRSEYSPVIVEEHLSLWDILHLTESCRSELPLNMENLPVNNNNGQSYGYTLYETSVTCGGTIHGQNIRDRALVFVNRQFAGTLDPRNHEVVLSDGQGERRLSLLVENCGRVNYGKALDEQRKGIVGDIFLNQIPLRGFTIFSLEMKLDFLNRLLISDRWKHGYSCTFMPGFFRASLYVDGPPRDTFIKLPGWAKGTVFVNSHNLGRHWSIGPQHCLYCPGPWLNKGENQIIVFEEQKTDGRIVFAKDPEYGKTIDVYKLPFCSLL; this is encoded by the exons ataTGTCCCATGGAATCTGCATGAACCTGAGAGGGGCACGTGGAACTTTGAAGGTCAGCTGGATCTTAG GGCCTATGTAAATTTAGCTGCAGAAGTAGGTCTCTGGGTGATCCTGCGCCCTGGTCCGTATATTTGCGCTGAGTGGGATTTAGGTGGACTGCCAAG ctGGCTGTTATGTGACAAAAACATGCAGTTACGCACATCTTACCCTGGTTTTATGGAGGCTGTTAACCAATACTTCGACAAGCTTATGACTGTTATTAAACCTTTGCTG TATAAAGAAGGAGGTCCAGTTATTGCTCTTCAAATTGAGAATGAGTATGGATCATATGCCAAAGATAAGGACTACATGAAGCTTATAAAACAG TGTTTTCTGAGCAGAGGTCTCGATGAGTTATTAATGACTTCAGACAACTGGGAAGGCTTGAGATGCGGAGGGACAGACGGAG TTTTGAGAGCCGTAAATCTCCAAAGACTCTCGTTTGGAGCGATACAACACTTGGCCGACATGCAG CCGCAGAAACCAGTGATGGTGATGGAATATTGGTCCGGCTGGTTTGACGTTTGGGGAGAGCATCATCACGTTTTCCACTATGAAG ACATGCTTAATGTGGTGTCAGAGATCTTGGAAAGAGGCATCTCCATAAACTTCTACATGTTTCACGGAGGAACCAGCTTTGGATTCATGAACGGGGCCATGGACCTCGGGACTTACAAACCACAAGTCACCAGCTACG ACTATGACGCCCCGTTGTCTGAGGCTGGGGACTGCACTGAAAAGTATCACGCCTTGAGAAACCTGTTCAGCCAATATCACT CTGAGCCTCTTCCAGATGTTCCAGTTTCTCAGCAGAGGAGCGAGTACAGCCCTGTTATTGTTGAGGAGCACCTGTCACTGTGGGATATTCTACACCTCACAGAA TCTTGCAGGTCTGAGTTGCCACTGAACATGGAGAATCTTCCTGTGAATAATAATAACGGTCAGTCTTATGGTTACACTTTGTATGAGACGAGTGTAACATGTGGAGGGACGATTCACGGTCAAAACATCAGGGACAGAGCTTTG GTGTTTGTTAACAGACAGTTTGCTGGAACGTTGGACCCAAGAAATCATGAGGTGGTTCTTTCAGATGGACAG GGAGAGAGACGTCTGAGTTTACTTGTGGAAAACTGTGGCCGTGTGAATTATGGGAAAGCTCTGGACGAACAGCGCAAAG GCATTGTGGGAGATATTTTCCTAAATCAGATTCCTCTGAGAGGCTTCACAATCTTCAGCTTGGAAATGAAGCTAGATTTTTTGAATAG GTTGCTGATATCAGACAGATGGAAACACGGCTACAGCTGCACTTTTATGCCTGGGTTTTTCAGAGCAAGTCTTTATGTCGATGGTCCACCAAGAGACACTTTTATCAAACTGCCT gGCTGGGCTAAAGGAACTGTATTTGTTAATAGTCACAATCTCGGACGTCATTGGTCGATTGGGCCTCAGCACTGTCTTTACTGCCCTGGACCTTGGCTCAACAAAGGAGAGAATCAG ATCATTGTTTTTGAAGAACAGAAAACGGATGGCAGGATTGTTTTTGCTAAAGATCCAGAGTATGGAAAAACTATTGATGTGTACAAACTCCCTTTTTGtagtttattgtaa